The following coding sequences lie in one Pseudoalteromonas sp. Scap06 genomic window:
- the pabC gene encoding aminodeoxychorismate lyase, whose protein sequence is MQTIITASETSNISTRDRGLNYGDGFFTTAMVTDGQVEHWAYHKARLIECAQRLGFPALEFNALESHITQQVASQAQAVVKIVVTRGEGGRGYAPPSECNLNIIVSVLPYPDHYNSLTDAGISLAISPIKLAVQPHLAGLKTLNRLEQVLIKNALQTQHSDDALVLDYNNNVIETSAANIFAIKNNKVFSPRLDECGIKGVFLQSLCDKLTVEFKTVSVDDLTQADAVFLCNSLMKIVPVKSIGEHCFDIVHSQSLLNELLAKEA, encoded by the coding sequence ATGCAAACAATAATAACAGCAAGTGAAACCAGTAATATAAGCACCCGTGATAGGGGCTTAAATTATGGCGATGGCTTTTTTACCACTGCAATGGTTACTGATGGACAAGTTGAGCATTGGGCTTATCATAAAGCACGTTTAATTGAATGTGCGCAGCGTTTGGGCTTTCCTGCACTTGAATTTAATGCACTAGAGTCGCACATTACTCAGCAAGTAGCATCACAGGCGCAAGCGGTTGTTAAAATTGTGGTAACACGCGGCGAGGGCGGGCGAGGCTATGCGCCACCAAGCGAATGTAATTTAAATATTATTGTGAGTGTTTTACCTTATCCAGATCATTATAACAGTTTAACAGATGCAGGCATTAGTTTAGCTATTAGCCCGATTAAGCTGGCCGTTCAACCTCATTTAGCTGGACTTAAAACTTTAAATAGGCTTGAACAAGTACTGATCAAAAATGCCCTACAAACTCAGCACAGCGATGATGCGTTAGTCCTTGATTACAACAACAATGTAATTGAAACTTCAGCGGCTAATATTTTTGCAATAAAAAATAATAAAGTATTTAGCCCAAGGCTCGATGAATGCGGTATTAAAGGTGTTTTTCTGCAATCTTTATGTGATAAATTAACCGTTGAATTTAAAACTGTCAGCGTTGATGACCTTACCCAAGCAGACGCCGTATTTTTATGTAACAGCTTAATGAAAATTGTGCCCGTAAAAAGTATAGGCGAGCACTGTTTTGATATTGTGCACAGCCAATCATTACTAAACGAGTTACTAGCCAAGGAGGCTTAG
- a CDS encoding TatD family hydrolase, protein MIVDSHCHLDRLDFDKLDLNLDQVLDNARAKKVEHFLCVSVTLDQFPDMLEQIKHYDDVSASCGVHPLDQKDALNKQQLIDLASHDKVVAIGETGLDYYYAKDTHAVQQASFVGHIEVANELQKPLIIHTRDARADTINLMREHKAENCGGVLHCFTEDWDMAKKAIDMGFYISISGIVTFKNAVELKEVVKQIPLDRLLIETDSPYLAPVPYRGKTNQPAYVEDVAYYISELKGISFNELAKATTDNFYSLFKLAAKG, encoded by the coding sequence TTGATTGTAGATTCTCATTGCCATTTAGACCGTCTTGATTTTGATAAACTCGATTTAAACCTAGACCAAGTACTTGATAACGCCCGCGCTAAAAAAGTAGAACATTTTTTATGTGTCAGCGTCACACTTGATCAGTTTCCCGATATGCTAGAGCAAATTAAGCATTACGATGACGTGTCTGCGTCATGTGGCGTGCATCCACTCGATCAAAAAGACGCACTCAACAAACAGCAATTAATTGACTTAGCCTCACACGACAAAGTAGTAGCCATAGGTGAAACTGGGCTTGATTATTACTATGCAAAAGACACTCATGCAGTGCAACAAGCGAGTTTTGTTGGCCATATTGAGGTAGCTAATGAATTACAAAAGCCACTTATTATTCATACCCGTGATGCCCGTGCCGATACCATTAATTTAATGCGTGAGCACAAAGCAGAAAATTGCGGTGGGGTACTTCACTGTTTCACCGAAGATTGGGATATGGCCAAAAAAGCCATTGATATGGGCTTTTATATCTCTATTTCAGGCATTGTGACCTTTAAAAATGCGGTAGAGCTTAAAGAGGTAGTAAAGCAAATTCCTCTCGATCGACTGCTTATTGAAACCGACTCGCCTTACTTAGCGCCAGTACCATATCGTGGTAAAACTAATCAGCCAGCGTATGTTGAAGACGTGGCTTATTACATTAGTGAACTCAAAGGCATTAGCTTTAACGAGTTGGCAAAAGCCACTACTGATAACTTTTACTCTTTATTTAAATTAGCAGCTAAAGGCTAA
- a CDS encoding DNA polymerase III subunit — protein MALPWLNEVEQRLTQSYKAQRFHHAQLFCGPIGVGKFELSEQLANSLLCQNTQVQLSSPTSVLRPCGQCKSCSLNLAGTHPDKRITRVEGQSIGVDDIRGISDFMHQSAAQNGNKVAIIQNCEKMTTAAANALLKTLEEPSNSRFLILTTSQVAQLPATILSRCAKTEVKVTNNQLAQQWLSSLDVPNYTWLSLFYSQPLQVKQWQQQNQLENIDTLYKFATEFKQSHNFNALVDIINKQPELVRIFTLFLSEQLKQQLLNGMSFDSYQVAQQALNDFLQNNIQILGLNLPLAVSRLAYTLRNQ, from the coding sequence ATGGCATTGCCGTGGCTTAATGAGGTAGAGCAACGCTTAACTCAAAGCTATAAAGCGCAACGTTTTCATCATGCGCAACTGTTTTGTGGGCCCATTGGGGTTGGCAAATTTGAACTAAGTGAGCAACTCGCAAACAGTTTGCTATGCCAAAATACGCAAGTACAGTTAAGTAGCCCCACTAGCGTACTAAGACCTTGTGGGCAATGTAAAAGTTGTTCATTAAACTTAGCGGGTACACACCCAGACAAACGCATTACCCGAGTAGAAGGGCAAAGCATAGGTGTTGATGATATTCGCGGCATAAGCGATTTTATGCACCAGTCAGCTGCGCAAAATGGCAATAAAGTAGCGATTATTCAAAACTGCGAAAAAATGACCACCGCAGCCGCTAATGCGTTATTAAAAACCCTTGAAGAGCCAAGTAATAGTCGGTTTTTAATCCTGACAACCAGCCAAGTGGCGCAGTTACCAGCGACTATTTTAAGCCGTTGTGCTAAAACCGAGGTTAAAGTAACTAATAACCAATTAGCACAACAATGGTTAAGTAGTTTGGATGTGCCTAACTATACCTGGTTGTCGTTATTTTATAGCCAACCATTGCAAGTAAAGCAGTGGCAACAGCAAAATCAGCTAGAAAATATTGATACGCTTTATAAATTTGCAACTGAGTTTAAACAAAGCCATAATTTCAATGCGTTAGTCGATATAATAAATAAACAGCCCGAGCTTGTTCGTATTTTTACTTTATTTTTAAGTGAGCAGCTCAAACAACAGCTTTTAAATGGCATGAGTTTTGACTCTTATCAAGTTGCTCAGCAAGCACTGAATGATTTTTTACAGAATAACATACAAATACTTGGGTTAAATTTACCGCTTGCGGTATCACGACTAGCGTATACATTACGTAACCAATAA
- the mltG gene encoding endolytic transglycosylase MltG produces the protein MLKVILSVLLLAFFSSVIGYQQLQATIQTPLKVATNTQFKVEKGTGFNKLCRQWQQQQWLEDCWRFQILAKLDPTLTDLKAGLYELSVDSVINNIKKINQGEQISFSFTIIEGQALRDVLNTVKIAPHLQNDLKLEQLGEQIIGKQTHLEGWLFPDTYHYHSNDSASSLLKRAAQKMQQTLADAWQQRASDLPYNTAYEALIMASIIEKETALASERPLIASAFINRLNTNMRLQTDPTVIYGLGEDFDGDIKRKDLRNYTPYNTYRINGLPPTPIAMPSKEAILAAVNPPKSEYVYFVAKGDGSHQFSTTLKQHNAAVNQYILNKKN, from the coding sequence GTGTTAAAAGTTATATTATCAGTATTACTACTGGCTTTTTTTAGCTCTGTGATTGGCTACCAGCAATTACAAGCAACCATTCAAACGCCATTAAAGGTAGCCACTAACACCCAATTTAAAGTTGAAAAAGGCACCGGTTTTAATAAGTTATGTCGTCAGTGGCAACAGCAGCAGTGGCTTGAAGATTGCTGGCGGTTTCAAATATTAGCTAAACTCGACCCAACCTTGACCGATTTAAAAGCGGGTTTGTATGAGTTGAGCGTAGATAGCGTAATAAACAACATAAAAAAAATAAACCAAGGTGAGCAAATTAGTTTTAGCTTTACCATTATTGAAGGTCAAGCACTTAGAGATGTATTAAATACGGTAAAAATTGCTCCACATTTACAAAACGATTTAAAACTCGAACAGCTTGGCGAGCAAATAATCGGCAAGCAAACTCACCTTGAAGGATGGTTGTTTCCCGATACCTATCATTATCATAGTAACGACAGCGCGAGTAGTTTATTAAAGCGTGCAGCGCAAAAAATGCAGCAAACACTGGCAGATGCATGGCAGCAACGGGCAAGTGATTTACCTTACAATACCGCCTATGAGGCCCTGATAATGGCTTCTATTATCGAAAAAGAAACCGCGCTTGCCAGCGAACGCCCGTTAATTGCTTCGGCGTTTATTAACCGCTTAAATACCAATATGCGCTTACAGACCGATCCTACCGTAATATATGGACTAGGCGAAGATTTTGACGGCGATATTAAACGTAAAGACTTAAGAAATTACACCCCGTATAATACCTATCGTATTAACGGATTACCGCCCACACCGATTGCCATGCCCTCCAAAGAAGCCATTTTAGCGGCGGTAAACCCGCCCAAAAGCGAGTATGTTTACTTTGTAGCCAAAGGCGATGGTAGCCATCAGTTTTCAACCACATTAAAACAACATAATGCGGCGGTTAACCAGTATATTTTAAATAAAAAGAATTAG
- the tmk gene encoding dTMP kinase, translating into MKPKFIVIEGLEGAGKSTAIALCQDFLNHHHVDFINVREPGGTPLAESLRTLVKAEHQEEIAFETELLIMYAARSQLMHNVINPALEQGQWVLADRHDLSSQAYQGGGRGISANTLASLSSMVLKGLKPDLTIYLDIDPVIGLERAKGRGELDRIEQEAIEFFQRTRMRYIELANDDDSIKTVDANQSIDKVHRDITNVLRTFFSGLK; encoded by the coding sequence ATGAAACCAAAATTTATAGTTATAGAAGGCCTAGAGGGCGCGGGTAAATCTACCGCCATTGCCCTGTGCCAAGACTTTTTAAATCATCACCATGTTGATTTTATCAATGTGCGCGAACCCGGTGGAACACCACTGGCTGAATCGTTACGTACTTTAGTAAAAGCAGAACACCAAGAAGAAATAGCTTTTGAAACTGAGCTGCTAATTATGTATGCCGCGCGTTCACAACTAATGCATAATGTGATCAACCCAGCGCTTGAACAAGGCCAGTGGGTATTGGCTGATCGTCACGATTTATCGTCACAGGCGTATCAAGGCGGTGGGCGAGGAATTAGTGCAAACACGTTAGCGTCGTTATCGTCTATGGTGTTAAAAGGTTTAAAACCCGATTTAACTATTTACTTAGATATAGACCCTGTTATTGGCCTTGAACGTGCAAAAGGCCGTGGTGAGCTAGATAGAATTGAGCAAGAAGCCATTGAGTTTTTTCAGCGCACCCGTATGCGTTACATTGAGCTTGCAAATGATGACGACAGCATAAAAACAGTTGATGCCAACCAAAGTATTGATAAAGTTCACCGTGATATTACCAATGTACTACGCACGTTTTTTTCAGGGTTAAAATAA
- a CDS encoding PilZ domain-containing protein, with protein sequence MQELLVDIDDLDELYRCYMPFLKKGGLFVRTNMRYEPGYSLALRVTLPDALEDDVVTGKVTWVTPQGAQSSNPPGIGISFLDDKTNLNAKIEKLLGTMLNSGNPTYTM encoded by the coding sequence ATGCAAGAGCTATTAGTAGATATAGACGACCTTGATGAACTATATCGCTGTTACATGCCTTTTTTAAAAAAAGGTGGGTTATTTGTACGCACCAATATGCGTTATGAACCTGGGTATTCACTTGCCTTACGCGTTACCTTGCCTGACGCGCTAGAAGATGACGTGGTAACCGGAAAGGTTACGTGGGTCACTCCACAAGGCGCTCAGAGCTCAAATCCACCGGGGATCGGTATTAGCTTTTTAGATGACAAAACCAATCTAAACGCGAAGATCGAAAAACTGCTGGGGACTATGTTAAACTCCGGCAATCCAACTTATACCATGTAG